A region of Candidatus Aquicultor sp. DNA encodes the following proteins:
- the hemL gene encoding glutamate-1-semialdehyde 2,1-aminomutase produces MDTSKSRQLFDEAQKYIPGGVNSPVRAFKSVGLTPLFIERAKGSKVYDVDGNEYIDYVASWGPMILGHADDRINDAVRDQLEKGTSYGAPTELEVEMAKAVVAAVPSVEKVRMVSSGTEAVMSAIRLARGFTGRSKFIKFEGCYHGHSDSLLVQAGSGVVTLGLPDCPGVTEGAAQDTINLPYNDLEAVEKKIREQHEEIAAVIVEPVAGNMGVVPPKDGFLEGLRRITKEYGVVLIFDEVITGFRVAYGGAQAYYNVTPDLTTMGKIIGGGFPVGAFGGRADIMDYLAPVGPVYQAGTLSGNPIAMTAGITLLSILSDPKVYEELDCKGTVFADGLKQAAQEAGVAAQFTRVGSLSCMYFTDVPVIDYASAKTADTAKYAAYFKSMLAQGISLAPSQFEAAFVSLAHTDNDIERTIDAAGKALKGL; encoded by the coding sequence ATGGATACATCGAAATCCCGGCAACTTTTTGATGAGGCTCAGAAATATATTCCAGGGGGCGTAAACAGCCCGGTACGGGCATTTAAATCGGTAGGGCTGACCCCGCTTTTTATTGAACGCGCAAAAGGCTCAAAGGTCTATGATGTCGATGGGAACGAGTACATTGATTATGTGGCGTCCTGGGGCCCGATGATACTAGGCCACGCCGATGATCGCATAAACGATGCGGTTAGGGATCAGCTGGAGAAGGGCACCAGCTACGGCGCGCCGACAGAACTCGAAGTAGAGATGGCAAAAGCCGTAGTTGCGGCGGTGCCGTCGGTTGAAAAGGTGCGAATGGTTTCCTCGGGGACAGAAGCGGTCATGAGCGCAATCCGTTTGGCCCGTGGCTTTACCGGCAGGTCGAAATTTATTAAATTCGAAGGTTGCTATCACGGGCACTCCGATAGTTTGCTCGTGCAAGCCGGTTCCGGTGTAGTGACACTTGGTTTGCCCGATTGCCCCGGCGTTACCGAGGGTGCGGCGCAAGATACGATAAACCTTCCATACAACGACCTTGAAGCGGTTGAGAAAAAAATCCGCGAGCAACATGAGGAAATCGCGGCGGTGATCGTCGAGCCGGTGGCAGGCAACATGGGCGTTGTCCCGCCAAAAGACGGTTTCCTAGAGGGATTACGCAGGATTACCAAAGAATACGGCGTCGTTCTCATCTTCGACGAGGTTATTACCGGTTTTCGCGTTGCCTACGGCGGCGCGCAAGCGTATTACAACGTCACCCCGGACCTCACCACGATGGGCAAGATCATCGGCGGCGGTTTTCCGGTCGGCGCGTTTGGCGGCCGGGCGGATATCATGGATTATCTTGCGCCGGTTGGGCCGGTATACCAGGCCGGAACGCTTTCCGGCAACCCCATAGCGATGACCGCAGGTATAACACTTCTTAGCATCTTAAGCGATCCGAAGGTGTACGAAGAACTCGACTGCAAAGGCACGGTGTTTGCCGATGGTCTGAAACAAGCGGCGCAAGAGGCCGGTGTAGCGGCGCAGTTTACCCGGGTAGGGTCACTTTCGTGCATGTATTTTACCGATGTTCCGGTTATCGACTATGCGAGCGCGAAAACGGCGGATACGGCAAAATACGCCGCATATTTTAAATCGATGCTCGCGCAGGGGATTAGCCTGGCGCCATCGCAGTTTGAGGCAGCGTTCGTCTCATTGGCACATACCGATAATGACATCGAACGCACAATTGATGCGGCGGGAAAGGCTCTCAAGGGCCTATAA
- the ahbD gene encoding heme b synthase, translating to MSGHDTAKAEIKDLTGAVPPPRMIAWEITRSCNLACVHCRASALHGSYEGELSTDDAKALLDNIKSFSNPIIILTGGEPLARPDFYEIAKYGSEIGLRMVLGTNATLMTPEIAAKVKEVGIPRMSVSIDFPTAELHDKFRGVTGAFDDAVRGIKIAREAGIEVQINSTITKLNVDFLDDLLTFSKEIGAVAFHPFLLVPTGRGKELEEQELPPEEYERALNWVYDMQKIEKDIFFKPTDAPHYFRIMLQRAKQDGEKASTMMAGHPHAARGLETMTRGCLGGIGFCFISHVGRVQTCGYLDVEAGNVKDKTFREVWEDSKLFNDLRNYDNLGGKCGVCEYKRICGGCRARAYEATGDYLAEEPYCVYIPKAVATTTSADAGCSCGGDCGSGGC from the coding sequence GTGAGCGGTCACGATACGGCAAAGGCCGAAATAAAAGATTTAACGGGTGCGGTTCCACCACCCAGAATGATAGCCTGGGAGATTACGCGAAGCTGTAACCTGGCCTGTGTGCACTGTCGTGCGTCGGCGCTCCACGGCTCCTATGAAGGCGAACTCTCAACCGATGACGCCAAAGCGCTTCTCGATAATATTAAGTCGTTCAGTAATCCGATTATTATTTTGACCGGTGGCGAGCCGCTTGCACGTCCCGACTTTTATGAGATTGCCAAGTACGGCTCGGAGATCGGCCTGCGCATGGTGCTGGGCACCAACGCAACGCTCATGACCCCCGAAATCGCAGCAAAAGTGAAAGAAGTCGGTATTCCCCGGATGAGCGTCTCGATCGATTTCCCGACCGCCGAGCTTCATGATAAGTTCCGCGGTGTAACCGGCGCGTTTGACGATGCTGTTCGCGGCATCAAGATCGCCCGGGAAGCCGGTATCGAGGTACAGATAAACTCGACGATTACCAAGCTCAACGTTGATTTCCTCGACGATCTTCTAACGTTTTCGAAAGAGATCGGCGCGGTTGCGTTCCATCCGTTCTTGCTCGTGCCGACCGGCAGGGGCAAAGAGCTCGAGGAACAGGAACTTCCACCTGAAGAATACGAGCGCGCGCTCAACTGGGTCTATGATATGCAAAAGATTGAAAAAGATATCTTCTTCAAGCCGACCGATGCCCCGCATTACTTTAGAATCATGCTCCAGCGCGCCAAGCAAGACGGCGAGAAGGCATCGACGATGATGGCGGGCCACCCCCATGCGGCGCGCGGCCTCGAGACTATGACCAGAGGCTGCCTCGGCGGCATCGGGTTCTGCTTTATCAGCCATGTCGGCCGGGTACAAACGTGCGGCTACCTTGATGTTGAGGCCGGAAATGTTAAGGATAAGACTTTCCGTGAGGTCTGGGAAGATTCCAAACTCTTCAATGACTTGCGCAACTATGATAACCTCGGCGGTAAATGCGGCGTATGCGAGTATAAGCGTATATGCGGCGGTTGCCGAGCCCGGGCTTATGAGGCGACAGGGGATTACCTTGCCGAAGAGCCATATTGCGTATACATACCAAAAGCGGTTGCGACAACCACGTCGGCCGACGCAGGTTGCAGCTGCGGAGGCGATTGTGGATCTGGCGGTTGCTAA
- a CDS encoding NAD-dependent epimerase/dehydratase family protein: MRIIVTGGAGFIGSNIVDAYIEAGHDVAVIDNLSSGKEENVNPKARLYKLDVRSSEVELVIAKEKPDVLNHHAAQIDVRRSVDDPVYDANINVLGMINLLQSCIKHNVKKVLFASSGGAIYGEPEILPADETTKLNPLAPYGASKVAGEYYLSCYHELHGLGYTALRYGNIYGPRQDPHGEAGVIAIFCQAMLDGRDVKIFGTGEQLRDYVYVGDVVRANVLALETGDNIAVNIGTAAGTSVNELFSRLKNIIGYDRDAVYCPARQGELDRTYLANTLAKQALGWEPQVDIEQGLTLTAEFFKNILKVG, from the coding sequence GTGCGAATTATAGTGACTGGTGGCGCCGGCTTTATCGGCTCAAATATAGTTGATGCATACATCGAGGCCGGCCACGATGTCGCCGTCATCGATAACCTCTCAAGCGGCAAAGAAGAAAACGTGAACCCGAAGGCGCGTCTCTACAAACTTGATGTCCGTTCATCTGAAGTCGAGCTGGTCATCGCAAAAGAAAAGCCCGACGTTCTTAACCACCATGCAGCGCAGATCGACGTAAGAAGATCGGTCGACGATCCTGTTTACGATGCCAATATCAACGTACTCGGCATGATCAACCTGCTGCAGAGCTGCATCAAGCACAATGTTAAAAAGGTGCTCTTCGCGTCATCGGGCGGCGCGATCTACGGTGAGCCGGAAATCTTGCCGGCCGATGAGACGACAAAACTTAATCCGCTGGCTCCGTATGGCGCGTCAAAAGTTGCAGGCGAGTATTATTTAAGCTGCTATCACGAACTTCATGGGCTTGGCTACACCGCGCTTCGTTACGGCAATATCTATGGACCCCGGCAAGACCCCCACGGTGAAGCCGGCGTTATCGCGATTTTCTGCCAGGCTATGCTTGACGGGCGCGACGTAAAGATTTTCGGTACCGGGGAACAGCTGCGCGACTACGTGTACGTGGGCGATGTGGTCCGGGCGAATGTGCTAGCCCTGGAAACAGGCGACAATATCGCGGTCAATATCGGCACCGCTGCAGGCACATCGGTTAACGAGCTCTTCTCCAGATTGAAGAACATTATCGGCTACGATCGCGATGCCGTGTATTGCCCGGCGCGTCAGGGCGAACTCGACCGGACGTACCTTGCCAATACACTTGCGAAACAAGCGCTCGGGTGGGAGCCGCAGGTTGATATCGAACAAGGCCTTACCCTTACCGCAGAATTTTTCAAGAATATTTTGAAAGTTGGTTAG
- the hemB gene encoding porphobilinogen synthase, with translation MYFPTYRPRRLRKNENFRRMVRETTLSVDDFIYPLFVAPGEGYKKEISSMPGVYQMSIDNIVEEAKEVRDLGIPAIILFGIPFHKDEAASEAYDEDGIVQRAIRAIKKEVKDLLVVTDVCLCEFTSHGHCGVVRDGEVLNDITLELLAKSALSHAEAGADMVAPSDMMDGRVAAIRSTLDENRFEDIPIMAYSAKQSSAFYGPFREAAESTPQFGDRKSYQMDAANKLEALRETALDIEEGADIVMVKPGISCLDLLAAIKQEFGYPTAVYNVSGEYSMVKAAAEKDWIDEKSVVLEVLTGFKRAGADIILTYHAKDAARWLSE, from the coding sequence ATGTATTTCCCAACGTACAGGCCGCGCAGGTTGCGCAAGAATGAAAACTTCAGGCGGATGGTACGCGAGACAACCTTAAGCGTAGATGATTTCATCTATCCACTTTTTGTGGCGCCCGGCGAGGGTTACAAGAAGGAGATTTCATCGATGCCCGGTGTGTACCAGATGTCGATCGACAACATTGTCGAAGAGGCTAAAGAGGTACGAGATCTCGGCATCCCCGCGATTATACTCTTCGGCATTCCGTTCCATAAAGACGAGGCTGCCAGTGAAGCCTACGACGAGGACGGCATCGTTCAACGCGCCATTCGCGCCATCAAGAAGGAAGTAAAAGACCTGCTCGTCGTAACCGACGTGTGCTTATGCGAGTTTACAAGCCACGGCCACTGCGGTGTCGTTCGCGACGGTGAGGTGCTCAACGATATAACGCTCGAGCTTCTCGCCAAATCAGCGCTTTCGCATGCCGAAGCCGGCGCCGACATGGTTGCACCAAGCGATATGATGGACGGGCGCGTTGCGGCTATTCGCTCGACTCTCGATGAAAACCGTTTTGAAGATATTCCGATTATGGCGTACTCAGCCAAGCAATCATCCGCATTTTACGGCCCGTTTAGGGAGGCAGCGGAATCGACGCCGCAGTTTGGAGACCGCAAGAGTTACCAAATGGACGCGGCGAACAAACTCGAAGCGCTGCGAGAAACCGCTCTCGATATCGAGGAAGGCGCCGATATCGTCATGGTTAAGCCGGGCATAAGCTGCCTCGACTTGCTTGCAGCTATAAAGCAGGAGTTCGGTTATCCGACTGCCGTGTATAACGTCAGCGGTGAGTATTCGATGGTAAAAGCCGCTGCGGAAAAAGACTGGATCGACGAGAAGAGCGTTGTGCTTGAGGTCCTAACCGGCTTTAAGCGCGCCGGCGCCGATATTATTCTCACGTATCACGCAAAAGATGCCGCCCGCTGGCTAAGCGAGTAA
- a CDS encoding transposase: MDSRRVTSNRYSTLLGNIHPMPIAYHIMLPTHQRTKFFGAESNCNDLAYLLFETSALHGFSLFAFCIMPDHVHILCQPGDIMVNHFINLIRMRYEYLMARGGNNSPIWQPDFLERPLIDTEVVPTAVFIFENPKRAGIIEDAYAYPFSYIYGGKKYRP, translated from the coding sequence ATGGACAGCAGGCGGGTTACCAGCAATCGTTATAGTACGTTACTTGGCAATATTCACCCTATGCCGATCGCGTATCACATAATGCTTCCAACGCACCAGCGCACAAAGTTTTTTGGCGCAGAGAGCAACTGCAATGATCTTGCCTATCTTTTGTTTGAAACATCCGCGCTTCACGGGTTTAGCCTCTTTGCGTTCTGCATTATGCCCGATCACGTGCATATCTTATGCCAACCGGGTGATATTATGGTCAACCACTTTATCAATCTGATACGCATGCGCTATGAGTACCTGATGGCGCGAGGTGGCAACAACAGCCCTATCTGGCAGCCTGATTTTTTAGAGCGACCGCTTATAGATACCGAGGTCGTGCCGACCGCCGTCTTCATCTTTGAAAATCCGAAGCGAGCGGGGATCATAGAAGATGCGTACGCGTATCCGTTTTCCTATATTTACGGTGGAAAGAAGTATCGCCCGTAG
- a CDS encoding glucose-6-phosphate isomerase family protein has translation MVKLEPISGLPLGLDDAHLVFEDGLPVVVPDVRHLQDFKDVLAPNSPLVGPEDAYFMYRDIGRDKDKVMFRRYNYRYDITIIQPGIIGRELMKTVGHYHPIVPNESITYPEVYEVLSGRAHYVCQKVDGNKVLDFFVVEALPGQKVVIPPGYGHITINPEDEPLVMSNVTADGFKSIYKPFEELHGAAYYELANFDWEQNPNYQIDTAPKWAKANEVPSFGLTEAVPLYASITTNPDDFRYLVDPEPYMDTFDKVLQMTGNLLG, from the coding sequence TTGGTAAAGCTCGAACCCATCTCTGGTCTGCCGTTAGGGCTTGATGATGCACATTTGGTATTTGAGGACGGCTTACCCGTCGTAGTGCCGGATGTCCGCCACTTACAAGACTTTAAGGATGTGCTCGCCCCAAATTCGCCTTTAGTAGGGCCGGAAGATGCGTACTTTATGTACCGCGATATCGGTCGGGATAAGGATAAGGTGATGTTTCGCCGGTATAACTATCGCTATGATATTACGATTATTCAGCCCGGTATTATCGGCCGTGAACTCATGAAAACCGTTGGGCACTACCACCCGATCGTTCCCAACGAAAGCATCACCTACCCTGAAGTATACGAGGTTCTAAGCGGACGCGCGCACTATGTCTGCCAGAAAGTTGACGGCAACAAAGTGCTCGACTTCTTCGTTGTCGAAGCCCTTCCGGGCCAAAAGGTCGTTATCCCGCCGGGATACGGTCACATTACGATTAACCCTGAGGACGAGCCGCTCGTTATGAGCAACGTAACCGCAGACGGATTTAAATCGATCTATAAACCGTTTGAGGAACTGCACGGCGCAGCATATTACGAGCTTGCAAATTTCGACTGGGAACAAAATCCGAATTACCAGATCGACACCGCCCCGAAGTGGGCTAAAGCGAACGAAGTACCGTCATTCGGCCTGACCGAAGCCGTACCGCTCTACGCGTCGATTACAACCAACCCGGATGATTTTAGATACCTGGTCGACCCGGAGCCCTACATGGACACGTTCGATAAGGTGCTTCAGATGACCGGTAATCTGCTTGGGTAA
- the galU gene encoding UTP--glucose-1-phosphate uridylyltransferase GalU, giving the protein MTDNKLRVTKAVIPAAGLGTRFLPITKSQPKEMVPVVDKPTVQYVVEEAVASGIDDVLIITGRGKRAIEDHFDRSFELEAVLKKKNDQLTVAELENIAKLADIHYIRQKDAAGLGHAVLCAEKHVGNNPFAVLLGDIITLNHKPCTRDLIKAYNRLGASIIAVERVPMSEVQRYGVIAVDQVGDKLYKITDLVEKPAPKDAPSDLAILGRYILTPGIFDALSKTAPGLGGEIQLTDGLRRLLKKEEIYAFEVTSPRYDIGNITSWIKATIEIALMSDEYGPELRAYLKELVKKGI; this is encoded by the coding sequence GTGACTGACAACAAACTTCGGGTAACAAAAGCGGTAATACCTGCAGCGGGACTGGGTACGAGATTTTTGCCGATCACTAAATCACAACCTAAGGAAATGGTTCCGGTTGTGGATAAACCGACCGTACAATACGTCGTCGAGGAAGCGGTAGCGTCCGGCATCGATGATGTGCTTATTATAACGGGTCGCGGCAAGCGTGCAATCGAAGACCATTTTGACCGCTCGTTTGAGCTCGAGGCCGTACTCAAGAAGAAAAACGATCAGCTCACCGTTGCCGAGCTTGAAAACATTGCCAAGCTTGCCGATATCCACTATATCCGCCAGAAAGACGCCGCCGGTCTAGGCCACGCCGTCCTCTGTGCGGAAAAGCATGTTGGGAACAACCCCTTTGCCGTGCTTCTTGGTGATATTATCACCTTAAACCATAAGCCTTGTACCCGTGACCTCATTAAAGCGTACAACAGACTCGGCGCATCGATTATTGCGGTTGAGCGCGTTCCGATGTCTGAGGTACAACGGTATGGTGTTATCGCCGTGGATCAGGTGGGTGATAAACTCTATAAAATCACCGATCTCGTTGAAAAGCCCGCGCCTAAAGATGCGCCGTCCGACCTGGCGATCCTTGGCCGCTATATTCTGACGCCCGGAATTTTCGATGCGCTGTCGAAAACGGCCCCGGGTCTCGGTGGCGAGATACAGCTCACCGACGGTTTAAGGCGCTTGCTTAAGAAAGAGGAAATCTACGCATTCGAGGTAACCAGTCCGCGGTACGATATCGGCAATATAACCTCATGGATAAAAGCGACGATTGAAATCGCGCTCATGAGTGATGAATACGGACCGGAGCTCAGAGCTTACCTTAAAGAACTGGTAAAAAAGGGTATTTAA
- the hemA gene encoding glutamyl-tRNA reductase produces MHIIVAGLSHKTAPVEIRETVTFPEQILSDSLHVLTGYPSVCEAVILSTCNRMEIYVVATDPEKGKDNITQFISDYHTLDRDTLQKYLYFHEGTSAIRHLFRVSSSLDSMVLGEAQIQGQVKKAYDMAFECQGTAAVLNRLFRHALLAGKRVRSETEIGESAVSISYAAVELAKKVFETLDGRTAMLIGAGEMIELTATHLVSNGVKHVIVTNRTFERAEALAEQYKGTAVKFSDFFDHMVHADIVISSTGAPHHIVTKDHISKVMQKRKHKPIFFIDIAVPRDIDPAVAKIYNVFAYDIDDLDNVVQTNLEERKKAAEIAEDIVESEVGNFSAWLATLEVAPLISTLRREAEEIRQKELEKYLRKLPNITEAELNTLNALTSAIINKILHKPIVKAKESANRKDGYLHVESLRYLFDIQDEEAESEASAPGLIELHSKPIGD; encoded by the coding sequence ATGCATATAATAGTTGCCGGTCTAAGTCACAAGACCGCTCCCGTAGAGATCAGGGAAACGGTTACTTTTCCCGAACAGATTTTATCGGATTCTCTTCACGTGTTGACAGGATACCCGAGCGTATGCGAAGCGGTTATCCTCTCAACATGTAACCGTATGGAAATCTATGTGGTTGCGACCGACCCAGAGAAGGGTAAAGACAACATCACTCAGTTTATCAGCGATTATCACACGCTCGATCGCGATACCTTGCAGAAGTACCTGTACTTCCATGAAGGCACGAGCGCGATTCGTCACCTCTTCAGGGTTTCATCGAGCCTCGACTCAATGGTTCTCGGCGAGGCGCAAATCCAGGGTCAGGTAAAAAAGGCCTACGATATGGCGTTTGAGTGTCAGGGAACGGCAGCGGTTTTAAACCGCCTGTTCCGCCACGCGCTTCTTGCCGGTAAACGAGTGCGCAGCGAAACGGAAATCGGTGAAAGCGCGGTTTCGATTAGCTACGCGGCGGTTGAACTCGCCAAGAAAGTATTCGAGACGCTCGACGGGCGCACCGCTATGCTTATCGGTGCCGGTGAGATGATTGAGCTTACCGCCACGCATCTGGTCAGCAACGGCGTTAAACACGTCATCGTGACCAATCGAACTTTCGAGCGCGCCGAGGCGCTTGCCGAGCAGTATAAAGGAACGGCAGTCAAGTTCAGCGATTTCTTCGACCACATGGTTCACGCCGATATCGTTATCAGCTCGACGGGCGCACCGCACCATATCGTTACCAAAGATCACATCTCGAAGGTGATGCAAAAGCGCAAGCATAAACCGATCTTCTTTATCGATATTGCGGTACCGCGGGATATCGATCCGGCGGTCGCAAAGATATACAATGTTTTTGCCTACGATATTGATGACCTCGACAACGTCGTCCAGACCAATTTGGAAGAGCGCAAAAAAGCGGCCGAAATTGCCGAGGATATCGTAGAGTCGGAAGTCGGTAACTTTAGCGCATGGCTTGCAACGCTTGAAGTAGCCCCACTCATCTCGACGCTCAGGCGCGAGGCTGAGGAAATTAGGCAAAAAGAGCTCGAGAAATACCTGCGCAAGCTGCCAAATATTACTGAAGCTGAACTCAATACGCTCAATGCGTTAACGAGCGCTATAATAAATAAGATATTGCACAAACCGATCGTGAAGGCAAAAGAGAGCGCAAACCGGAAAGACGGCTACTTGCATGTAGAGTCGCTGCGGTATCTCTTCGATATCCAGGATGAAGAAGCGGAAAGCGAAGCGAGCGCACCGGGCCTGATCGAGCTTCATTCCAAACCGATAGGTGATTAA
- the cobA gene encoding uroporphyrinogen-III C-methyltransferase: MPGKVYLVGAGPGDPKLITVKGLECIAWADCIIYDRLATNLLFKHAKADAEFIYVGKHDGKHILKQDDINRLLVEKANDGKTVVRLKGGDPLIFGRGGEEAVALVDAGIEFEFVPGVSAGNAVPAYAGIPVTQRGITSTVAFVTGHEDPAKPTTDIDWQSLAGIGTVIFYMGMRNLSKIVEQLMRHGRPSDTPVAVIRWGTTPQQKTVIGTLATIADAVEEAKIKAPSIIIVGEVVGLREKLSWFEKKPLFGKRVLITRAKSQAKTLSDLIYELGGQPIEVPTIKIVDPDSFANIDRAIERLDGGNGYDWVIFTSVNGVKCFIKRMAALKKDIRILSGARVAVIGPATAKAVKKLLINIDITPAEFVAEGLLAEFEKTGIAGARILIPRALVARDILPGTLREMGAHVDVAEVYQTVLDEAAGERIRQMLAEKSVDIATFTSSSTVTNFVELVGPKTSELMHGVTVAAIGPVTAETIGKSGLSVDIMASEYTIPGLVDAIVRYYAITAEA; the protein is encoded by the coding sequence GTGCCAGGTAAAGTCTATCTCGTCGGGGCGGGCCCCGGCGACCCAAAACTTATAACCGTTAAAGGGCTTGAATGCATTGCCTGGGCCGATTGTATTATCTACGATCGTCTGGCAACAAACCTGCTCTTCAAGCATGCAAAAGCCGATGCAGAGTTCATTTACGTCGGTAAACATGACGGCAAGCATATCCTTAAACAAGATGATATCAACCGGTTACTGGTCGAAAAGGCAAACGACGGGAAAACCGTTGTGCGTCTTAAAGGCGGCGACCCGCTCATCTTCGGCCGGGGCGGCGAAGAAGCGGTTGCCCTGGTTGATGCCGGTATCGAATTCGAATTTGTACCCGGCGTGTCGGCGGGAAACGCAGTTCCGGCATACGCCGGTATACCCGTAACGCAGCGAGGCATCACTTCGACGGTAGCGTTTGTGACCGGTCATGAAGACCCGGCCAAGCCGACGACCGATATCGATTGGCAGAGCTTAGCCGGTATCGGCACCGTCATTTTCTATATGGGTATGCGGAATTTAAGCAAAATAGTCGAGCAGCTCATGAGGCACGGTCGCCCAAGCGATACCCCGGTCGCCGTGATACGCTGGGGCACGACACCGCAACAGAAAACAGTGATCGGCACACTCGCGACGATTGCGGACGCGGTAGAAGAAGCCAAGATCAAGGCGCCGTCGATAATTATCGTCGGTGAGGTGGTAGGCTTGCGCGAGAAGCTAAGCTGGTTCGAGAAAAAGCCGCTGTTCGGCAAGAGGGTGCTCATTACCAGAGCGAAGAGCCAGGCGAAAACGTTGTCCGATCTGATTTACGAACTCGGCGGCCAGCCAATCGAAGTGCCGACGATTAAAATCGTCGACCCGGATAGTTTCGCCAACATAGATCGAGCTATCGAGCGACTCGATGGGGGTAACGGTTACGATTGGGTTATCTTTACCAGCGTAAATGGGGTAAAATGCTTTATAAAGCGCATGGCCGCGCTAAAGAAAGACATCAGGATTCTTTCCGGCGCACGTGTTGCGGTTATCGGCCCGGCGACGGCAAAAGCAGTTAAAAAACTGCTCATCAATATCGATATAACACCGGCGGAGTTTGTCGCCGAGGGGCTGCTTGCCGAATTTGAGAAAACCGGTATAGCCGGCGCGCGCATTCTCATCCCACGGGCGCTCGTGGCACGTGATATACTGCCCGGCACGCTTCGCGAAATGGGGGCACATGTCGATGTCGCCGAGGTATACCAGACGGTCCTCGACGAAGCGGCCGGCGAGAGAATACGGCAGATGCTTGCGGAGAAGAGCGTCGACATCGCAACCTTTACCAGCTCGTCGACAGTGACTAATTTTGTAGAGCTGGTGGGGCCAAAAACATCCGAGCTAATGCACGGCGTTACGGTCGCGGCAATCGGCCCGGTTACGGCCGAAACGATTGGAAAATCGGGTTTATCCGTCGATATTATGGCGAGCGAATATACTATTCCGGGCTTAGTTGATGCAATTGTTCGGTATTATGCCATCACGGCAGAGGCTTGA
- the hemC gene encoding hydroxymethylbilane synthase, with amino-acid sequence MTKKKFILGTRGSKLALWQSNHVAAILKEKAGVEIELNIIKTQGDKILDVALAKIGDKGLFVKEIETALLTGEADFAVHSSKDVPTEIPAGLTLGAFLKRVDPRDVLISRIGKGLLELPAGSVIGTSSLRRIAQVLNVRPDLQVKDVRGNLDTRLNKMAEGQFDAIILAAAGLDRMGWNENITERISSDIMLSAVGQGAIAVETRENDPDVAELMQYLEDAETRFSVTGERALLRELEGGCQIPIGALGIVKDGVLALDGMVAGLDGSKLIRDSIAGDPADANELGIALADKLREMGADEILAEVRAGEPCVPAPEHPNGQ; translated from the coding sequence ATGACAAAAAAGAAGTTTATTTTGGGTACCCGGGGGAGCAAGCTCGCCCTCTGGCAGTCAAACCATGTAGCCGCAATTCTTAAGGAAAAAGCGGGCGTTGAAATCGAGCTCAACATTATCAAGACGCAAGGGGATAAGATTCTTGATGTGGCACTGGCAAAGATCGGCGACAAAGGCCTCTTTGTAAAAGAGATCGAAACCGCGCTTCTTACAGGCGAGGCCGATTTTGCGGTTCACAGCAGCAAGGACGTTCCCACCGAAATTCCCGCCGGCTTAACGCTTGGCGCTTTTTTAAAACGAGTCGATCCACGTGACGTACTAATCTCGAGGATCGGCAAAGGTCTTCTAGAGTTGCCCGCAGGTTCGGTGATCGGCACGAGCAGCTTGCGCCGTATCGCCCAGGTTCTTAACGTAAGGCCCGACCTACAGGTTAAAGATGTGCGCGGTAATTTAGATACGCGTTTAAATAAGATGGCAGAGGGCCAGTTCGACGCGATTATCCTCGCGGCGGCGGGCCTCGATCGCATGGGCTGGAACGAAAACATAACCGAGCGCATATCATCCGACATTATGCTCTCGGCCGTAGGCCAAGGTGCAATCGCGGTCGAGACACGGGAAAACGATCCAGATGTCGCCGAGCTTATGCAGTATCTGGAAGATGCGGAGACACGCTTTAGCGTTACCGGCGAGCGGGCGCTGCTGCGCGAGCTGGAAGGTGGCTGCCAGATTCCGATCGGTGCATTGGGCATAGTTAAAGATGGCGTGCTCGCCCTCGACGGTATGGTGGCCGGCCTCGACGGCTCCAAGCTGATCCGCGACAGCATTGCCGGTGACCCGGCGGATGCAAACGAGCTCGGTATAGCGTTGGCCGATAAATTGCGCGAGATGGGCGCAGATGAGATTTTGGCAGAGGTGCGCGCCGGCGAACCGTGTGTGCCCGCTCCGGAGCATCCGAACGGCCAGTAG